The genomic region ACCCTTGGCGGTTCCATTGCCATTGCCAAAAACACTAACTCCTGGAACAAAACCACCTGCAGCCGTGGATAAGGTATGTGATCCATGACCATCATGGTCCCGGACAGTGGAATATGACGAGTTGAGAGGGCCGGCATACATGGCAAGACCATTGTTGAAGTACCTAGTTCCAATCAGCTTTCTGCATTCAAAAATTTAATCCTATATGAATTGCTTTTTCTGAAACAAAAGGTTGGAGCTGGTGGATATGGAAAAGAGTGAACCTGTTGCATTGAACTTGCTTTGTGTCACGTTGACAAGTTCCATGCCACTTGGAAGGGACAGGTCCCAATCCTTCATCACTAAAGCTTTTTGATTCTGGCCAAACACCTATAACACAGTAAACACAATCAGGATATAGTAATATTAGTCAAATAGTATAAGTGTATAACACAGCCAATAAGAAAATTGACATGTTATGTTGTTGGATTGTCAACTAGTATATTACATTATACATACTAACGAGTGTAGAGATCAAATCAGATTAGGTTAAGATTTGGTATTGGAGGTATCATGCTTACATGATACCACAGAAAAAAGAGTGTGGAAGAGTGTTATAAATCCATTACTTTTCAAAATTTCAGTACTCGTACTGCAAGTCTGCAACTTACACTATGCTTCCATCACAAAGTGTACCAGTACATTAACTTGTCAAGTCTAAAAAACAATGCCTATCAACTTCAGGGTTTCATTCAAGTAAATCAAACTCCTCGAAGAATGCTACAGTAGTTCACAAGTAACTGGTGCTATTAAACAGGAAATATAGAGAACTTACCAGTATCAATGTTTGCAATTATTGTATCTTCACCAAATCTTGATTTCTTCCAAATGGAGTCTGAAGGAATTAGTCCATTTCTCTCTAGTCCGAGAAAATTCCATGACCGCGTAGTTTGCAGCTGTTTTCCCTTGTTTAGGAAAACTGATATCACATTTGGATCTTCTGCAGCGTCAAAATTATTCAGTATCTTAATAAGAATATAAGATTAAGAAGAGAAATATTATATCTGTCTATATTTTTAGTACTACTTACTAGCAATCTGAGCAGCTTCTTCTTCTTCAAGAATTGCAGCAAAACCATTAATGTGTTTAGTATAGGAGTAGAAAATCACATCTTTGGCACTTCTATTGCTGTCAATGAAATTCTAAACAAATTAACATAAGGTTGAATGAAAATGAACCACTGTTTAACTTTGCCTATAGTACCTTCTCAAGAATGACCCCAGAAAATCGTAGTGAAAATTTCTGACGTAGCCGAGATCAACCGAAGATGGGTTTGGACCATGAGAATGTGCTCCCAAGTACACTATATATGGCTGCAATACCATGAAGAAACAGAAACTATAAGAACTGAAAATCCATAGAAGGTCATCAACCACAATTTGAACTAATTGAACCAAAACAGAGGCATGCTTACCTTTTCTATGGAAAGGGTAGGTGTCTGCAATAGAGAAAACAAGACTGCTGATAATAATAGCAAGGGTGAAAGAGATGAAAGCACCATTGCTGTGAAGCTTTGATTTGCCTCTCTGCTAATAACTAAAAAGTTCACCACCAAAGCTGGTTAAGTTCATTTCTTTGTGTGACATAATGTTTGATTATAACCTTATAAAATGAATGGCACTAATAACTAGAACATAAAGTAGATTCCCACAAAGAAAATGGTTGACCACTTTTATTCTTCTTCTTTACTTTCATAAGATGACCATATACTAGCCATTAGAATCAGTACTCTCTTCAGACCAAAACAAAAGAAAGAATCAGTGCTCTCTGTAAATAAACGATAAGATGCAATAATCAGTACCAGTTTACAAGTCTTTGTCTCAAATACTGTTTTTCTGGGAGGCAAGCAGTGATTTGAAAATAAAAAGAAATGTAATTTTATAATAAATTGCAAGTAACCAATCATGAAAAAACAAAATCATCAAGATTTCTTTAGTTTTTATTTATGTTGAATAGGACAGAAACAGACCTATACAAAATAATGTTTGCGAATTTTAAATGTACTAACTAGCCAACATGTTGTCATTTCTAGTATTGCATCACAGCAATAGGACTCGTCACATAGTGCTTGCCATCAGACCATTTCAATTCTCCAAACACATAGTCTTGATTTCGAACCTTACTATTCGCCTTCAGCGTAACCTTGAATTCCTTCTCTTCACCAACAGACTTAAATTCCAGCTTGCTAGGCTGAACCGAAACAGAAACTCCAGCTGGTGCTTGAACCTGTGCTACATATGTGCCTGGAGTACCAACATTCTTCACTCTTCTATAAATGGTAATTGGTTTGTCCTGAAGATCAGGAACTGCTATTGTAGGATAGTTCAGATCAGCAACGTGTGAGGTCCTGGAACATTTGACTGGCTTGTCGGAAAATAGTTTGAGAACTGATGCATTGTATCCACGAGCACATAAGAAATTCAAGTAATCATTGGTAGTTAAGTCATAGACAAGTCCCGGATCTGCTGCGCGATTCGGATTAACATGGCCTGCACCATAAGCAAATGGTGTTGCCGGTTCCTTGGTTGAATCCAAAATTGACTCCCCTACATTGTCCCATCTTCTTGCTGCAAAGGAAGCAAGTCGATGAAAATATATTAGGAGGTACAGGACAAGCGTGACTGCAGACTTTAACAATACGATATGGTACAGTACCTGTGGTTATGATTGCAGATCTAATAGCAGCAGGGCTCCATGTCGGGTAGAGTGTTTTCAGAAGACCAACGATTCCAGATACATGAGGGCATGACATAGAAGTTCCAGATTCTGTAATGTAACGTGGGCGAGGCTTATTAGACGGGTCAGTTGGACTAGTTGCTCCAGTAAAAGCAGCAATTATATCCACTCCTGGTGCTGTGATATCAGGCTGATATGCAAACCAGAATAAGTTAGACATTACCAAACATGAACAAGTTTTCGAGAAAGAATTTCAAACAGTACCTTGAGGATTGATGGCTCAATGGGACTTGGTCCCCGAGATGAGAAAGCAGCCATAACTGGAGCTGGCTTTGTTCCATGTACCGTCTTAACACGAGTAATGCGAGCCAAAGGAGTCCTGATGTATACAAATCACATAAGCCGAAAACTATACAAGTTCGAAAGCAAAATGGAAGGTCTGCAAATTTACTTGGTAGAATTCAAGTACTCAAAGACACGTTTTCCATCAGTGTAAGTGAGATGTGTAGCCGGGAGCACATGAGGATCAGCTGTAATGTCATTTCCACTTTCCTCATCATTAACCAAAACCATTCCAACAGCACCAGCAAGGGCTGCCATCACGCCCTTTTCTGTCCTCGAAATATCACCACCACGTAGACATACCAAGATTTTTCCCTTCACCTTCTTTGGGTTGAGGGTTCCATTCAAACATAGCAAGCTGAAGAAGTTCCACAAGAGAATATTGTCAAGTACTGTAGATTATATAAAACTGAATCATTAGCACAATAGTGGTACTCACGAATCTTCAGGACGCGCAGTAGCTGCATTAGCATTGGCTCCACTTATCAAAGGAAAATACTTTTTAGATGGCAAACCTGTTGAGGAAAGACTTGTTCCCTATCATGAAAGTAGAAAGTGTCACATTGCAGGGTCGAAACAGAAACAGAAACAAGGAGTCAAATAGGGAATACCTTCAGATGCTTCCCCCTTCCAAAGGTTAGAAAACTAGTGAATTCGCGATCAAGGGTGCTAGCTCCAACTGTTAACATCCAAGGTGCAACATTAGTCACTGTACCCGGAGTAGGCCCTGAATTACCAGCTGAGCACACCACAACGATTCCATGCTTATCGGCATGGAACGCTCCTATTGAGATCTCATCCTGCGAAAACTCTACAGCATTACCACCAAGAGACAAAGAAAGAACATCAACACCGTCACTGATTGCAGCATCAAACGCGGCAAAGATGTCTGCAGCGAAACACCCTCCTTCTGTATAGCCATCAACACTAGGCCAACACACTTTGTAAGCAGCAACACGAGCTTTCGGGGATCCACCTTTAGCAGTGCCATTTCCATTTCCAAAAGCATTAGCCCCCGGCACAAAACTGCCACCGGCTGTCGAAAGGGTATGTGAGCCATGGCCTTCCTGGTCACGAGGGGAGACGAGAAGACTGGGTGGAATGGTGTCCTTATTGAGTTTGACATTCGCCAAGTAGCCTTTGTTAAAGTACCTTGCTCCGATTAGCTTCCTGGATAAAAAGATAATGCCAATGATTTATTAACAATCTTTTCACATTAAGTATGGTTTGGAAGAAAACAGCAAGAACTGGAAAGGAGATTCACTGACCTGTTGCAACGAACTTTGTCTTTGGTGTCAAACAGACAAGCTCCACGCCACTTGGATGGGATTGGTCCAAATCCTTCGTCGTTAAAGCTCTCTGATTCCGGCCACACACCTACCGGAAACAGATGTTACAGACAAAACAGTGTGTCAAACAAATTAGTATTGGCGATTAGAAGGAGAAAAAATAAATTACAAGCAGTTCCCTAAAGGCAGTGTTGGGTTGATCATCATATATCTGATACAAACCCTAACTAATCACTTAAAAGGAGCAGAAATTTCAAATAATTTGATTTCATCTGAAGGTATAATGTGTGAAAAAATGTATGTATACAACAAATCAAATTTTAAAACCTCATGCAGAACTAAAGACTACAGTAATAAGAGAAAAGCATGTAACTGATTTGATTTCATTCAAATTTCATATGCAAATTCTAATAAGATCAATTAACTGAACAGAAATTACCAGTGTCAAGGTTTCCAATGATAATATTTTCACCAAACTTTGCTTTCTTCCAAAGAGAACCGGGACGAGGTACTCCAGCTTTGTCTTCTAATTCCATAAATTCCCATGAATGAGTTGTATGTAGTTCTACTTTTCTGTTTGGTAAAACAGAAACAACATTTGGATTCTCTGAAATTTGAAGAAAATCTAGTCAGAGAACCAGAACAGAGTAAAACAGAGCAAACTGCAAAATGACCTAACACTTGTTCATGAATACACAGAGAGATTAAAATCCTACTAGCAATCTGTGAAGCCTCTTCTTCATCTAAGACAGCAGCAAAGCCATTGATCTGGCCAGTATAGGAGTAAAACATTGCTTCTTGGGCCCTCTCATTGCTACACAAAGAAATCGAAACAAAGAATTGGTCATGACAAAAACACATACCCTGGAAGGAAGTTAAAAGAAATTCCATACCTGCCCAAAACACTTCCAAGCAAATCGTAATGAGAATTCGTAGCGGCTTGGAGTTCGAGGGATGTAGGGTTCAGGCCATGGCAATGTCTTCCCAAGTACACAATGTAAGACTGAAACAGAGAATGATCAAGAAGGCATTAGTATAACTCATGAACGTTGCAGTTTCGGAAACTATATCGAAACCAATCTAAAAGCTCGTAAGTCTATGAAGGCATGCCTGTTTGGCCGCATCGGCAGGCAACTGAAACAGAGAGAGGAGAAGAAGAAAGAGGAGAAAAGGAGGGAGAAATGAAGAATGTGTCATTTGATTTTCTTGGTCAAAGAGTGGTGATAGAGGACTCTGCTTTCCTCTGTTTTTAAACCCTGTTTTTGGAGCCCAAATTAGTAAGAACGTAGTTTCGGATTTTGAAAGAAAATAGATTTATTGAGATTGGAGTGATTCATGTAACAAATCACGATTTTGAGAGTAAAGCGATTTATTGAGATTGGAATAATTTATGTAACAAATCATATTACACTCATTGTAACAGTTGTTCTCTTTTATTATTAACCTAATGAGGAATGTAAGAGACGACCATACTTGTATTTGATAGTATTCTCAAATTGTATTTGAAGACTATCACTGCAATTTCTCAAGAGAAATCCCATCTTTTTATCCAAAAATATTGCTATGAATATTTAGTTATGACTTGCTTATCTGACAGCTTAATCATCTTCCTCGTTTCATCAATCATAGATGAAACGAGTACTAATTTCATCAATCATCTTCCACGTATGT from Fragaria vesca subsp. vesca linkage group LG3, FraVesHawaii_1.0, whole genome shotgun sequence harbors:
- the LOC101293765 gene encoding subtilisin-like protease-like produces the protein MSSYIVYLGRHCHGLNPTSLELQAATNSHYDLLGSVLGSNERAQEAMFYSYTGQINGFAAVLDEEEASQIAKNPNVVSVLPNRKVELHTTHSWEFMELEDKAGVPRPGSLWKKAKFGENIIIGNLDTGVWPESESFNDEGFGPIPSKWRGACLFDTKDKVRCNRKLIGARYFNKGYLANVKLNKDTIPPSLLVSPRDQEGHGSHTLSTAGGSFVPGANAFGNGNGTAKGGSPKARVAAYKVCWPSVDGYTEGGCFAADIFAAFDAAISDGVDVLSLSLGGNAVEFSQDEISIGAFHADKHGIVVVCSAGNSGPTPGTVTNVAPWMLTVGASTLDREFTSFLTFGRGKHLKGTSLSSTGLPSKKYFPLISGANANAATARPEDSLLCLNGTLNPKKVKGKILVCLRGGDISRTEKGVMAALAGAVGMVLVNDEESGNDITADPHVLPATHLTYTDGKRVFEYLNSTKTPLARITRVKTVHGTKPAPVMAAFSSRGPSPIEPSILKPDITAPGVDIIAAFTGATSPTDPSNKPRPRYITESGTSMSCPHVSGIVGLLKTLYPTWSPAAIRSAIITTARRWDNVGESILDSTKEPATPFAYGAGHVNPNRAADPGLVYDLTTNDYLNFLFPDLQDKPITIYRRVKNVGTPGTYVAQVQAPAGVSVSVQPSKLEFKSVGEEKEFKVTLKANSKVRNQDYVFGELKWSDGKHYVTSPIAVMQY